The Phoenix dactylifera cultivar Barhee BC4 chromosome 15, palm_55x_up_171113_PBpolish2nd_filt_p, whole genome shotgun sequence genome contains a region encoding:
- the LOC103708258 gene encoding phosphoserine phosphatase, chloroplastic, with amino-acid sequence MAGLVNVRVNPICPSYYLRRSPLPTVIFSPSIFSRFPEISLRLSSSIMRGVRPLTLVAASLEPAETISGTQFDNSHPSKEVLEIWHSADAVCFDVDSTVCLDEGIDELADFCGAGKAVAEWTIKAMTGSVPFEEALAARLSLFNPSLSQVQDCLKKRPPRISPGIADLIKKLKAKNTDVYLVSGGFRQMINPVAMQLGIPSENIFANQLLFGNSGEFLGFDTTEPTSRSGGKATAVQQIRKAHDYKKLVMIGDGATDLEARKPGGADLFICYAGVQMREAVAAKADWLVFSFQELLTSLP; translated from the exons ATGGCTGGGCTGGTTAATGTGCGTGTCAACCCTATTTGCCCGTCCTACTATCTAAGGCGGTCTCCTCTTCCTACAGTGATCTTTTCACCATCAATCTTTTCAAGGTTTCCAGAAATCTCACTTAGGCTCTCTTCCAGTATTATGAGAGGCGTCAGACCTCTCACTTTGGTAGCAGCCTCGTTGGAGCCCGCAGAGACTATATCTGGCACCCAGTTTGACAATTCTCATCCTTCAAAAG AGGTGCTTGAGATCTGGCATAGTGCTGATGCGGTGTGCTTCGATGTGGATAGCACTGTATGCTTGGATGAGGGTATCGATGAACTTGCCGATTTCTGTGGTGCTGGGAAAGCTGTAGCTGAGTGGACAATTAA GGCAATGACTGGATCAGTTCCATTTGAGGAGGCTCTAGCCGCTAGACTTTCTTTATTCAACCCTTCCCTGTCCCAAGTTCAAGATTGTCTAAAGAAGAGACCCCCAAG GATTTCTCCTGGCATTGCTGACTTGATCAAGAAATTGAAGGCTAAAAACACTGATGTATACCTGGTATCTGGAGGCTTTCGCCAAATGATCAAT CCTGTTGCCATGCAGCTTGGAATTCCTTCTGAAAACATTTTTGCAAATCAATTGCTGTTTGGGAACTCTGGGGAGTTCCTTGGGTTTGACACCACAGAGCCTACTTCTAGGAGTGGCGGGAAAGCTACAGCAGTGCAACAGATAAGAAAG GCCCATGATTACAAGAAATTAGTCATGATTGGCGACGGTGCAACTGATCTCGAG GCTCGGAAACCAGGAGGGGCTGACCTATTTATCTGCTATGCGGGGGTCCAGATGCGAGAAGCGGTTGCAGCAAAGGCAGATTGGCTGGTCTTCAGTTTCCAAGAACTGTTGACCTCCTTGCCATAG
- the LOC103708259 gene encoding glycine-rich RNA-binding protein 2, mitochondrial, with protein MAFTNKLGNLFKKATASNLSVYQAIRSMSSSKLFVGGLSYGTDDQSLREAFTSYGEVVEARVIIDRETGRSRGFGFVTFTSGEEASSAITGLDGKDLHGRMVRVNYATERRGFRGGYGGGGGGYGGGGYGGGGYGGGGYGGGDGYNAGGGYGGSTAGGYSGGGSYGGGSNFGGDSYGSGGGSYGGSSGGGDYSVAGGGVGGDNYASGAAGDNYASGAGGAAGGFGSSGGYGGSSATDYGSSVNQFSSNTSSADAGFENESQDNLLDDTVKDDDDEPDNYANKRG; from the exons ATGGCTTTTACCAATAAACTTGGGAATCTATTTAAGAAAGCTACAGCTTCCAATCTTTCAGTGTATCAAGCAATACGATCCATGTCATCCTCAAAACTCTTTGTTGGAG GACTCTCATATGGCACAGATGATCAGAGTCTGAGAGAAGCATTCACCAGCTATGGTGAAGTTGTGGAAG CTAGAGTTATCATTGACCGAGAGACTGGTAGGTCCAGGGGATTTGGTTTTGTAACTTTTACATCTGGTGAGGAGGCCTCTTCTGCCATTACTGGACTGGATGGAAAG GATCTTCATGGCCGGATGGTAAGAGTCAACTATGCTACAGAGCGGAGAGGATTTCGTGGCGGCTATGGCGGTGGAGGTGGCGGCTATGGCGGTGGAGGCTATGGCGGTGGCGGCTATGGCGGTGGCGGCTATGGTGGAGGTGATGGCTACAATGCTGGAGGGGGATATGGTGGCAGTACTGCTGGTGGCTATAGTGGAGGTGGTAGTTATGGCGGTGGTAGTAATTTCGGTGGAGATAGCTACGGCAGTGGAGGCGGCAGTTATGGTGGTAGCAGTGGTGGTGGGGACTACAGTGTTGCTGGAGGAGGAGTTGGTGGTGACAACTATGCCAGTGGTGCCGCTGGTGATAACTATGCCAGTGGTGCTGGTGGTGCGGCCGGTGGTTTTGGCAGCAGTGGTGGCTATGGTGGGAGCAGTGCCACAGACTACGGCAGCAGCGTCAACCAATTCAGCAGCAACACGAGCAGTGCTGATGCTGGTTTTGAGAATGAAAGTCAAGACAACTTGTTGGACGACACCGTgaaggatgatgatgatgagcctGATAACTATGCTAACAAGCGAGGCTGA
- the LOC103708260 gene encoding uncharacterized protein LOC103708260 isoform X1 — MDKEHSALGKQTPPSIGSPMNEKPDGISHKVNGYKSITPEVLQVPKTFKFPDSRRYLSPTDLIISPVSKRLLARNQKVTTLSMQAENPFVEGDEKIQLKLKAVTCIQHLF; from the exons ATGGATAAAGAGCACTCAGCGCTTGGTAAACAAACTCCTCCGTCCATTGGTTCTCCAATGAACGAGAAGCCTGATGGGATCTCACACAAGGTGAATGGCTATAAGAGTATCACCCCTGAAGTCCTTCAAGTCCCCAAGACCTTCAAATTCCCTGACAG TAGAAGATACTTGAGCCCAACAGATCTTATCATCTCCCCTGTTTCCAAGAGGTTGCTTGCTAGGAACCAAAAGGTCACAACTCTCTCAATGCAAGCAGAAAACCCTTTCGTG GAGGGCGATGAGAAGATCCAACTCAAGTTGAAGGCAGTAACTTGCATTCAGCATCTTTTCTGA
- the LOC103708260 gene encoding uncharacterized protein LOC103708260 isoform X4: protein MDKEHSALGKQTPPSIGSPMNEKPDGISHKVNGYKSITPEVLQVPKTFKFPDRRYLSPTDLIISPVSKRLLARNQKVTTLSMQAENPFVELGLFGT, encoded by the exons ATGGATAAAGAGCACTCAGCGCTTGGTAAACAAACTCCTCCGTCCATTGGTTCTCCAATGAACGAGAAGCCTGATGGGATCTCACACAAGGTGAATGGCTATAAGAGTATCACCCCTGAAGTCCTTCAAGTCCCCAAGACCTTCAAATTCCCTGACAG AAGATACTTGAGCCCAACAGATCTTATCATCTCCCCTGTTTCCAAGAGGTTGCTTGCTAGGAACCAAAAGGTCACAACTCTCTCAATGCAAGCAGAAAACCCTTTCGTG GAATTAGGTCTCTTTGGAACGTAA
- the LOC103708260 gene encoding uncharacterized protein LOC103708260 isoform X2, protein MDKEHSALGKQTPPSIGSPMNEKPDGISHKVNGYKSITPEVLQVPKTFKFPDRRYLSPTDLIISPVSKRLLARNQKVTTLSMQAENPFVEGDEKIQLKLKAVTCIQHLF, encoded by the exons ATGGATAAAGAGCACTCAGCGCTTGGTAAACAAACTCCTCCGTCCATTGGTTCTCCAATGAACGAGAAGCCTGATGGGATCTCACACAAGGTGAATGGCTATAAGAGTATCACCCCTGAAGTCCTTCAAGTCCCCAAGACCTTCAAATTCCCTGACAG AAGATACTTGAGCCCAACAGATCTTATCATCTCCCCTGTTTCCAAGAGGTTGCTTGCTAGGAACCAAAAGGTCACAACTCTCTCAATGCAAGCAGAAAACCCTTTCGTG GAGGGCGATGAGAAGATCCAACTCAAGTTGAAGGCAGTAACTTGCATTCAGCATCTTTTCTGA
- the LOC103708260 gene encoding uncharacterized protein LOC103708260 isoform X3 — MDKEHSALGKQTPPSIGSPMNEKPDGISHKVNGYKSITPEVLQVPKTFKFPDSRRYLSPTDLIISPVSKRLLARNQKVTTLSMQAENPFVELGLFGT, encoded by the exons ATGGATAAAGAGCACTCAGCGCTTGGTAAACAAACTCCTCCGTCCATTGGTTCTCCAATGAACGAGAAGCCTGATGGGATCTCACACAAGGTGAATGGCTATAAGAGTATCACCCCTGAAGTCCTTCAAGTCCCCAAGACCTTCAAATTCCCTGACAG TAGAAGATACTTGAGCCCAACAGATCTTATCATCTCCCCTGTTTCCAAGAGGTTGCTTGCTAGGAACCAAAAGGTCACAACTCTCTCAATGCAAGCAGAAAACCCTTTCGTG GAATTAGGTCTCTTTGGAACGTAA